A window from Primulina huaijiensis isolate GDHJ02 chromosome 11, ASM1229523v2, whole genome shotgun sequence encodes these proteins:
- the LOC140987811 gene encoding protein SPA1-RELATED 3-like isoform X2 produces the protein MRWDSRRYTYRWIIMEGSSESNWQRSDNSRGLNSSSLLDRNPRTLRASTVRSSGGNASHESGLVLVRKGSERTLWPYISNKTQAAAAEDGDAAGGPVRDLECNDVSLRQWLDNPERTVDALECIHIFSQIVDIVNLAHSQGIVVHNVRPSCFVMSSLNRVSFIESASCSDSGADSMDYGENGQTAEFKGSASPSSHDLPSHLQSRSQLGIQDSGAPTDVVNPTSQMNSDASCLQSVSGQALQASEAIGNERTGDKKNSFPMKQILLKESSWYSSPEEVGDSNSSCASDIYQIGVLLFELFCPFSSMEEKATTMASLRHRVLPPQLLLKWPKVASFCLRLLHPEPSSRPKIGELLQSEFLTAPRDDIEEREAAIDLREKIEEQELLLEFLLLLQRRKQDTADRLNETISIMSSDIEEVSNLQTALRIKGGQRSELAKNATSGCQSINVTGADDSGSSGSRKRIRQGLCDSKPGETSYLADDHQKLEMPSGYQGNVLSKNSRLMTNIRKLESAYFLTRCMAVKPTGRSLAGHFPVDSDGRGSISATERSSISNTSSKERYNKQKQNRWINTFLEGLYKYLSFSKLRVKANLKQGDLLNSSNLVCTLSFDRDGEFFATAGVNKKIKVFEYNSILNEDRDIHYPVVEMASISKLSSICWNGYIKSQIASSNFEGVVQVWDAMRNQIFMEMREHERRVWSVDFSVADPTMLASGSDDGTVKLWNINQGASVGTIKTKANVCCVQFPTDSGRSLAFGSADHRIYYYDLRNSKMPLCTLIGHDKTVSYVKFIDSTTLVSASTDNTLKLWDLSMNRARVIDCPLQSFTGHLNVKNFVGLSVSEGYIATGSETNEVFVYHKAFPMPSLAYRFNSTDPLSGDEVDDTTQFISSVCWRSQSSTLVAANSMGNIKLLEMA, from the exons ATGCGATGGGATTCACGCAGGTATACTTATAGGTGGATAATTATGGAAGGCTCGTCCGAGTCAAATTGGCAAAGGTCTGATAATTCTAGGGGTTTAAACTCTTCATCATTACTGGATAGAAATCCCAGAACTCTTCGAGCAAGCACTGTCAGATCGTCGGGAGGCAATGCATCCCATGAATCTGGATTAGTATTGGTGAGAAAAGGGAGTGAACGAACCCTGTGGCCCTATATCAGCAACAAAACTCAAGCTGCGGCAGCCGAGGACGGTGACGCAGCTGGAGGTCCTGTTCGGGACTTGGAATGCAATGATGTTAGTCTGAGACAATGGTTGGATAATCCAGAAAGGACGGTGGATGCTCTTGAATGCATACATATATTTTCTCAAATTGTAGATATTGTGAACCTGGCACATTCGCAGGGAATTGTTGTTCACAATGTCCGCCCCTCGTGCTTTGTCATGTCTTCACTTAATCGCGTCTCTTTTATTGAATCTGCTTCTTGCTCGGATTCAGGTGCTGACTCGATGGACTACGGAGAAAACGGTCAAACCGCTGAGTTTAAGGGTTCCGCTTCACCATCATCCCATGATTTACCCTCACACCTCCAATCAAGAAGTCAGTTAGGCATACAAGATTCTGGGGCCCCGACTGATGTTGTGAATCCCACTTCCCAGATGAATTCGGATGCCAGTTGCTTGCAATCAGTATCAGGTCAAGCTTTGCAAGCCTCGGAAGCCATTGGGAATGAACGAAcaggtgataaaaaaaattcttttccgATGAAACAAATATTGCTCAAAGAATCCAGTTGGTACAGCAGTCCAGAAGAGGTTGGCGACAGTAATAGTTCCTGTGCTTCCGATATTTATCAAATTGGTGTCTTACTCTTTGAG TTATTTTGCCCTTTTAGTTCAATGGAAGAGAAAGCCACAACTATGGCAAGCCTGAGACACCGGGTCCTCCCTCCTCAGTTACTTCTCAAGTGGCCTAAAGTAGCTTCATTTTGCTTACGGTTACTACATCCAGAGCCAAGTAGCAGACCAAAAATAGG TGAGTTGCTGCAAAGTGAGTTTTTGACTGCACCAAGAGATGATATAGAAGAACGAGAAGCTGCTATAGACCTTCGAGAGAAGATAGAAGAGCAGGAGTTGTTGCTGGagtttcttctgctactgcAACGAAGGAAGCAGGATACTGCAGATAGATTGAACGAGACAATATCCATTATGTCTTCTGACATAGAAGAAGTCTCAAATCTGCAGACAGCTCTTAGAATAAAAGGAGGCCAAAGGTCAGAGTTGGCCAAGAATGCCACCTCAGGCTGCCAGTCAATTAACGTTACTGGCGCTGATGATTCCGGTAGTTCAGGTTCTAGAAAGCGAATTAGGCAGGGCCTTTGTGACAGCAAACCAGGTGAAACTTCCTATCTTGCAGATGACCATCAAAAGCTAGAGATGCCTTCTGGATATCAGGGAAACGTTCTCTCCAAAAATTCTAGACTGATGACTAATATTAGGAAACTGGAATCAGCTTACTTTTTAACGAGATGCATGGCTGTGAAACCAACAGGCAGATCATTGGCTGGACATTTTCCTGTCGATAGTGATGGTAGAGGATCTATTTCGGCAACTGAAAGAAGTTCCATCAGTAATACATCATCAAAAGAAAGGTACAATAAACAGAAGCAAAATAGATGGATAAACACATTTCTTGAAGGGCTATACAAGTATTTATCTTTTAGCAAGCTCAGAGTTAAAGCAAACTTAAAGCAAGGGGATCTCTTAAATTCCTCCAACCTCGTATGCACCCTTAGTTTTGACCGTGATGGGGAGTTTTTTGCGACTGCTGGCGTAAACAAGAAGATAAAAGTTTTTGAATACAATTCTATCTTAAACGAAGACCGTGATATTCACTATCCTGTGGTCGAAATGGCAAGTATATCGAAGCTCAGCAGCATATGTTGGAATGGCTACATTAAAAGTCAGATTGCTTCAAGTAACTTTGAAGGGGTGGTGCAG GTGTGGGATGCCATGAgaaaccaaattttcatggaaaTGAGAGAACATGAGCGTCGTGTGTGGTCTGTAGACTTTTCAGTTGCTGATCCAACCATGCTGGCTAGCGGGAGCGATGATGGTACCGTTAAGCTCTGGAATATCAATCAG GGAGCAAGTGTCGGTACCATTAAGACAAAGGCCAATGTCTGCTGTGTTCAATTTCCCACAGACTCCGGTCGCTCCCTTGCATTTGGTTCAGCAGATCATAGGATATATTACTATGATCTTCGTAACTCAAAAATGCCCCTTTGCACTCTAATTGGTCATGATAAAACAGTGAGTTACGTCAAGTTCATAGATTCAACAACTCTTGTGTCTGCATCCACGGATAACACACTAAAGCTCTGGGATTTGTCCATGAACAGAGCAAGAGTTATCGATTGTCCTCTGCAGTCATTCACTGGCCACCTTAATGTAAAG AATTTTGTTGGTTTGTCTGTATCTGAAGGCTACATTGCAACTGGCTCAGAAACAAATGAG GTTTTTGTTTATCACAAAGCATTTCCTATGCCGTCGCTAGCATACAGATTTAATAGCACGGACCCACTTTCTGGTGATGAAGTGGATGATACCACACAGTTTATTTCTTCTGTATGTTGGCGCAGCCAGTCCTCCACGTTAGTCGCTGCAAATTCTATGGGAAATATTAAGCTTCTGGAGATGGCTTGA
- the LOC140987811 gene encoding protein SPA1-RELATED 3-like isoform X4 encodes MRWDSRRYTYRWIIMEGSSESNWQRSDNSRGLNSSSLLDRNPRTLRASTVRSSGGNASHESGLVLVRKGSERTLWPYISNKTQAAAAEDGDAAGGPVRDLECNDVSLRQWLDNPERTVDALECIHIFSQIVDIVNLAHSQGIVVHNVRPSCFVMSSLNRVSFIESASCSDSGADSMDYGENGQTAEFKGSASPSSHDLPSHLQSRSQLGIQDSGAPTDVVNPTSQMNSDASCLQSVSGQALQASEAIGNERTGDKKNSFPMKQILLKESSWYSSPEEVGDSNSSCASDIYQIGVLLFELFCPFSSMEEKATTMASLRHRVLPPQLLLKWPKVASFCLRLLHPEPSSRPKIGELLQSEFLTAPRDDIEEREAAIDLREKIEEQELLLEFLLLLQRRKQDTADRLNETISIMSSDIEEVSNLQTALRIKGGQRSELAKNATSGCQSINVTGADDSGSSGSRKRIRQGLCDSKPGETSYLADDHQKLEMPSGYQGNVLSKNSRLMTNIRKLESAYFLTRCMAVKPTGRSLAGHFPVDSDGRGSISATERSSISNTSSKERYNKQKQNRWINTFLEGLYKYLSFSKLRVKANLKQGDLLNSSNLVCTLSFDRDGEFFATAGVNKKIKVFEYNSILNEDRDIHYPVVEMASISKLSSICWNGYIKSQIASSNFEGVVQVWDAMRNQIFMEMREHERRVWSVDFSVADPTMLASGSDDGTVKLWNINQAILFLQLVDVSFETKWSKCRYH; translated from the exons ATGCGATGGGATTCACGCAGGTATACTTATAGGTGGATAATTATGGAAGGCTCGTCCGAGTCAAATTGGCAAAGGTCTGATAATTCTAGGGGTTTAAACTCTTCATCATTACTGGATAGAAATCCCAGAACTCTTCGAGCAAGCACTGTCAGATCGTCGGGAGGCAATGCATCCCATGAATCTGGATTAGTATTGGTGAGAAAAGGGAGTGAACGAACCCTGTGGCCCTATATCAGCAACAAAACTCAAGCTGCGGCAGCCGAGGACGGTGACGCAGCTGGAGGTCCTGTTCGGGACTTGGAATGCAATGATGTTAGTCTGAGACAATGGTTGGATAATCCAGAAAGGACGGTGGATGCTCTTGAATGCATACATATATTTTCTCAAATTGTAGATATTGTGAACCTGGCACATTCGCAGGGAATTGTTGTTCACAATGTCCGCCCCTCGTGCTTTGTCATGTCTTCACTTAATCGCGTCTCTTTTATTGAATCTGCTTCTTGCTCGGATTCAGGTGCTGACTCGATGGACTACGGAGAAAACGGTCAAACCGCTGAGTTTAAGGGTTCCGCTTCACCATCATCCCATGATTTACCCTCACACCTCCAATCAAGAAGTCAGTTAGGCATACAAGATTCTGGGGCCCCGACTGATGTTGTGAATCCCACTTCCCAGATGAATTCGGATGCCAGTTGCTTGCAATCAGTATCAGGTCAAGCTTTGCAAGCCTCGGAAGCCATTGGGAATGAACGAAcaggtgataaaaaaaattcttttccgATGAAACAAATATTGCTCAAAGAATCCAGTTGGTACAGCAGTCCAGAAGAGGTTGGCGACAGTAATAGTTCCTGTGCTTCCGATATTTATCAAATTGGTGTCTTACTCTTTGAG TTATTTTGCCCTTTTAGTTCAATGGAAGAGAAAGCCACAACTATGGCAAGCCTGAGACACCGGGTCCTCCCTCCTCAGTTACTTCTCAAGTGGCCTAAAGTAGCTTCATTTTGCTTACGGTTACTACATCCAGAGCCAAGTAGCAGACCAAAAATAGG TGAGTTGCTGCAAAGTGAGTTTTTGACTGCACCAAGAGATGATATAGAAGAACGAGAAGCTGCTATAGACCTTCGAGAGAAGATAGAAGAGCAGGAGTTGTTGCTGGagtttcttctgctactgcAACGAAGGAAGCAGGATACTGCAGATAGATTGAACGAGACAATATCCATTATGTCTTCTGACATAGAAGAAGTCTCAAATCTGCAGACAGCTCTTAGAATAAAAGGAGGCCAAAGGTCAGAGTTGGCCAAGAATGCCACCTCAGGCTGCCAGTCAATTAACGTTACTGGCGCTGATGATTCCGGTAGTTCAGGTTCTAGAAAGCGAATTAGGCAGGGCCTTTGTGACAGCAAACCAGGTGAAACTTCCTATCTTGCAGATGACCATCAAAAGCTAGAGATGCCTTCTGGATATCAGGGAAACGTTCTCTCCAAAAATTCTAGACTGATGACTAATATTAGGAAACTGGAATCAGCTTACTTTTTAACGAGATGCATGGCTGTGAAACCAACAGGCAGATCATTGGCTGGACATTTTCCTGTCGATAGTGATGGTAGAGGATCTATTTCGGCAACTGAAAGAAGTTCCATCAGTAATACATCATCAAAAGAAAGGTACAATAAACAGAAGCAAAATAGATGGATAAACACATTTCTTGAAGGGCTATACAAGTATTTATCTTTTAGCAAGCTCAGAGTTAAAGCAAACTTAAAGCAAGGGGATCTCTTAAATTCCTCCAACCTCGTATGCACCCTTAGTTTTGACCGTGATGGGGAGTTTTTTGCGACTGCTGGCGTAAACAAGAAGATAAAAGTTTTTGAATACAATTCTATCTTAAACGAAGACCGTGATATTCACTATCCTGTGGTCGAAATGGCAAGTATATCGAAGCTCAGCAGCATATGTTGGAATGGCTACATTAAAAGTCAGATTGCTTCAAGTAACTTTGAAGGGGTGGTGCAG GTGTGGGATGCCATGAgaaaccaaattttcatggaaaTGAGAGAACATGAGCGTCGTGTGTGGTCTGTAGACTTTTCAGTTGCTGATCCAACCATGCTGGCTAGCGGGAGCGATGATGGTACCGTTAAGCTCTGGAATATCAATCAGGCAATTCTATTTTTGCAATTGGTGGATGTCAGCTTTGAAACTAAAT GGAGCAAGTGTCGGTACCATTAA
- the LOC140987811 gene encoding protein SPA1-RELATED 3-like isoform X3, protein MRWDSRRYTYRWIIMEGSSESNWQRSDNSRGLNSSSLLDRNPRTLRASTVRSSGGNASHESGLVLVRKGSERTLWPYISNKTQAAAAEDGDAAGGPVRDLECNDVSLRQWLDNPERTVDALECIHIFSQIVDIVNLAHSQGIVVHNVRPSCFVMSSLNRVSFIESASCSDSGADSMDYGENGQTAEFKGSASPSSHDLPSHLQSRSQLGIQDSGAPTDVVNPTSQMNSDASCLQSVSGQALQASEAIGNERTGDKKNSFPMKQILLKESSWYSSPEEVGDSNSSCASDIYQIGVLLFELFCPFSSMEEKATTMASLRHRVLPPQLLLKWPKVASFCLRLLHPEPSSRPKIGELLQSEFLTAPRDDIEEREAAIDLREKIEEQELLLEFLLLLQRRKQDTADRLNETISIMSSDIEEVSNLQTALRIKGGQRSELAKNATSGCQSINVTGADDSGSSGSRKRIRQGLCDSKPGETSYLADDHQKLEMPSGYQGNVLSKNSRLMTNIRKLESAYFLTRCMAVKPTGRSLAGHFPVDSDGRGSISATERSSISNTSSKERYNKQKQNRWINTFLEGLYKYLSFSKLRVKANLKQGDLLNSSNLVCTLSFDRDGEFFATAGVNKKIKVFEYNSILNEDRDIHYPVVEMASISKLSSICWNGYIKSQIASSNFEGVVQVWDAMRNQIFMEMREHERRVWSVDFSVADPTMLASGSDDGTVKLWNINQAILFLQLVDGASVGTIKTKANVCCVQFPTDSGRSLAFGSADHRIYYYDLRNSKMPLCTLIGHDKTVSYVKFIDSTTLVSASTDNTLKLWDLSMNRARVIDCPLQSFTGHLNVKNFVGLSVSEGYIATGSETNEFGRRNLRRRCTSDIVIWERHALFITTLSHHLSIPFL, encoded by the exons ATGCGATGGGATTCACGCAGGTATACTTATAGGTGGATAATTATGGAAGGCTCGTCCGAGTCAAATTGGCAAAGGTCTGATAATTCTAGGGGTTTAAACTCTTCATCATTACTGGATAGAAATCCCAGAACTCTTCGAGCAAGCACTGTCAGATCGTCGGGAGGCAATGCATCCCATGAATCTGGATTAGTATTGGTGAGAAAAGGGAGTGAACGAACCCTGTGGCCCTATATCAGCAACAAAACTCAAGCTGCGGCAGCCGAGGACGGTGACGCAGCTGGAGGTCCTGTTCGGGACTTGGAATGCAATGATGTTAGTCTGAGACAATGGTTGGATAATCCAGAAAGGACGGTGGATGCTCTTGAATGCATACATATATTTTCTCAAATTGTAGATATTGTGAACCTGGCACATTCGCAGGGAATTGTTGTTCACAATGTCCGCCCCTCGTGCTTTGTCATGTCTTCACTTAATCGCGTCTCTTTTATTGAATCTGCTTCTTGCTCGGATTCAGGTGCTGACTCGATGGACTACGGAGAAAACGGTCAAACCGCTGAGTTTAAGGGTTCCGCTTCACCATCATCCCATGATTTACCCTCACACCTCCAATCAAGAAGTCAGTTAGGCATACAAGATTCTGGGGCCCCGACTGATGTTGTGAATCCCACTTCCCAGATGAATTCGGATGCCAGTTGCTTGCAATCAGTATCAGGTCAAGCTTTGCAAGCCTCGGAAGCCATTGGGAATGAACGAAcaggtgataaaaaaaattcttttccgATGAAACAAATATTGCTCAAAGAATCCAGTTGGTACAGCAGTCCAGAAGAGGTTGGCGACAGTAATAGTTCCTGTGCTTCCGATATTTATCAAATTGGTGTCTTACTCTTTGAG TTATTTTGCCCTTTTAGTTCAATGGAAGAGAAAGCCACAACTATGGCAAGCCTGAGACACCGGGTCCTCCCTCCTCAGTTACTTCTCAAGTGGCCTAAAGTAGCTTCATTTTGCTTACGGTTACTACATCCAGAGCCAAGTAGCAGACCAAAAATAGG TGAGTTGCTGCAAAGTGAGTTTTTGACTGCACCAAGAGATGATATAGAAGAACGAGAAGCTGCTATAGACCTTCGAGAGAAGATAGAAGAGCAGGAGTTGTTGCTGGagtttcttctgctactgcAACGAAGGAAGCAGGATACTGCAGATAGATTGAACGAGACAATATCCATTATGTCTTCTGACATAGAAGAAGTCTCAAATCTGCAGACAGCTCTTAGAATAAAAGGAGGCCAAAGGTCAGAGTTGGCCAAGAATGCCACCTCAGGCTGCCAGTCAATTAACGTTACTGGCGCTGATGATTCCGGTAGTTCAGGTTCTAGAAAGCGAATTAGGCAGGGCCTTTGTGACAGCAAACCAGGTGAAACTTCCTATCTTGCAGATGACCATCAAAAGCTAGAGATGCCTTCTGGATATCAGGGAAACGTTCTCTCCAAAAATTCTAGACTGATGACTAATATTAGGAAACTGGAATCAGCTTACTTTTTAACGAGATGCATGGCTGTGAAACCAACAGGCAGATCATTGGCTGGACATTTTCCTGTCGATAGTGATGGTAGAGGATCTATTTCGGCAACTGAAAGAAGTTCCATCAGTAATACATCATCAAAAGAAAGGTACAATAAACAGAAGCAAAATAGATGGATAAACACATTTCTTGAAGGGCTATACAAGTATTTATCTTTTAGCAAGCTCAGAGTTAAAGCAAACTTAAAGCAAGGGGATCTCTTAAATTCCTCCAACCTCGTATGCACCCTTAGTTTTGACCGTGATGGGGAGTTTTTTGCGACTGCTGGCGTAAACAAGAAGATAAAAGTTTTTGAATACAATTCTATCTTAAACGAAGACCGTGATATTCACTATCCTGTGGTCGAAATGGCAAGTATATCGAAGCTCAGCAGCATATGTTGGAATGGCTACATTAAAAGTCAGATTGCTTCAAGTAACTTTGAAGGGGTGGTGCAG GTGTGGGATGCCATGAgaaaccaaattttcatggaaaTGAGAGAACATGAGCGTCGTGTGTGGTCTGTAGACTTTTCAGTTGCTGATCCAACCATGCTGGCTAGCGGGAGCGATGATGGTACCGTTAAGCTCTGGAATATCAATCAGGCAATTCTATTTTTGCAATTGGTGGAT GGAGCAAGTGTCGGTACCATTAAGACAAAGGCCAATGTCTGCTGTGTTCAATTTCCCACAGACTCCGGTCGCTCCCTTGCATTTGGTTCAGCAGATCATAGGATATATTACTATGATCTTCGTAACTCAAAAATGCCCCTTTGCACTCTAATTGGTCATGATAAAACAGTGAGTTACGTCAAGTTCATAGATTCAACAACTCTTGTGTCTGCATCCACGGATAACACACTAAAGCTCTGGGATTTGTCCATGAACAGAGCAAGAGTTATCGATTGTCCTCTGCAGTCATTCACTGGCCACCTTAATGTAAAG AATTTTGTTGGTTTGTCTGTATCTGAAGGCTACATTGCAACTGGCTCAGAAACAAATGAG TTTGGCAGAAGAAATTTAAGACGAAGATGTACAAGCGACATAGTTATTTGGGAAAGACATGCTTTATTCATCACGACCCTCAGCCACCACCTCTCAATTCCTTTTCTGTGA
- the LOC140987811 gene encoding protein SPA1-RELATED 3-like isoform X1 encodes MRWDSRRYTYRWIIMEGSSESNWQRSDNSRGLNSSSLLDRNPRTLRASTVRSSGGNASHESGLVLVRKGSERTLWPYISNKTQAAAAEDGDAAGGPVRDLECNDVSLRQWLDNPERTVDALECIHIFSQIVDIVNLAHSQGIVVHNVRPSCFVMSSLNRVSFIESASCSDSGADSMDYGENGQTAEFKGSASPSSHDLPSHLQSRSQLGIQDSGAPTDVVNPTSQMNSDASCLQSVSGQALQASEAIGNERTGDKKNSFPMKQILLKESSWYSSPEEVGDSNSSCASDIYQIGVLLFELFCPFSSMEEKATTMASLRHRVLPPQLLLKWPKVASFCLRLLHPEPSSRPKIGELLQSEFLTAPRDDIEEREAAIDLREKIEEQELLLEFLLLLQRRKQDTADRLNETISIMSSDIEEVSNLQTALRIKGGQRSELAKNATSGCQSINVTGADDSGSSGSRKRIRQGLCDSKPGETSYLADDHQKLEMPSGYQGNVLSKNSRLMTNIRKLESAYFLTRCMAVKPTGRSLAGHFPVDSDGRGSISATERSSISNTSSKERYNKQKQNRWINTFLEGLYKYLSFSKLRVKANLKQGDLLNSSNLVCTLSFDRDGEFFATAGVNKKIKVFEYNSILNEDRDIHYPVVEMASISKLSSICWNGYIKSQIASSNFEGVVQVWDAMRNQIFMEMREHERRVWSVDFSVADPTMLASGSDDGTVKLWNINQAILFLQLVDGASVGTIKTKANVCCVQFPTDSGRSLAFGSADHRIYYYDLRNSKMPLCTLIGHDKTVSYVKFIDSTTLVSASTDNTLKLWDLSMNRARVIDCPLQSFTGHLNVKNFVGLSVSEGYIATGSETNEVFVYHKAFPMPSLAYRFNSTDPLSGDEVDDTTQFISSVCWRSQSSTLVAANSMGNIKLLEMA; translated from the exons ATGCGATGGGATTCACGCAGGTATACTTATAGGTGGATAATTATGGAAGGCTCGTCCGAGTCAAATTGGCAAAGGTCTGATAATTCTAGGGGTTTAAACTCTTCATCATTACTGGATAGAAATCCCAGAACTCTTCGAGCAAGCACTGTCAGATCGTCGGGAGGCAATGCATCCCATGAATCTGGATTAGTATTGGTGAGAAAAGGGAGTGAACGAACCCTGTGGCCCTATATCAGCAACAAAACTCAAGCTGCGGCAGCCGAGGACGGTGACGCAGCTGGAGGTCCTGTTCGGGACTTGGAATGCAATGATGTTAGTCTGAGACAATGGTTGGATAATCCAGAAAGGACGGTGGATGCTCTTGAATGCATACATATATTTTCTCAAATTGTAGATATTGTGAACCTGGCACATTCGCAGGGAATTGTTGTTCACAATGTCCGCCCCTCGTGCTTTGTCATGTCTTCACTTAATCGCGTCTCTTTTATTGAATCTGCTTCTTGCTCGGATTCAGGTGCTGACTCGATGGACTACGGAGAAAACGGTCAAACCGCTGAGTTTAAGGGTTCCGCTTCACCATCATCCCATGATTTACCCTCACACCTCCAATCAAGAAGTCAGTTAGGCATACAAGATTCTGGGGCCCCGACTGATGTTGTGAATCCCACTTCCCAGATGAATTCGGATGCCAGTTGCTTGCAATCAGTATCAGGTCAAGCTTTGCAAGCCTCGGAAGCCATTGGGAATGAACGAAcaggtgataaaaaaaattcttttccgATGAAACAAATATTGCTCAAAGAATCCAGTTGGTACAGCAGTCCAGAAGAGGTTGGCGACAGTAATAGTTCCTGTGCTTCCGATATTTATCAAATTGGTGTCTTACTCTTTGAG TTATTTTGCCCTTTTAGTTCAATGGAAGAGAAAGCCACAACTATGGCAAGCCTGAGACACCGGGTCCTCCCTCCTCAGTTACTTCTCAAGTGGCCTAAAGTAGCTTCATTTTGCTTACGGTTACTACATCCAGAGCCAAGTAGCAGACCAAAAATAGG TGAGTTGCTGCAAAGTGAGTTTTTGACTGCACCAAGAGATGATATAGAAGAACGAGAAGCTGCTATAGACCTTCGAGAGAAGATAGAAGAGCAGGAGTTGTTGCTGGagtttcttctgctactgcAACGAAGGAAGCAGGATACTGCAGATAGATTGAACGAGACAATATCCATTATGTCTTCTGACATAGAAGAAGTCTCAAATCTGCAGACAGCTCTTAGAATAAAAGGAGGCCAAAGGTCAGAGTTGGCCAAGAATGCCACCTCAGGCTGCCAGTCAATTAACGTTACTGGCGCTGATGATTCCGGTAGTTCAGGTTCTAGAAAGCGAATTAGGCAGGGCCTTTGTGACAGCAAACCAGGTGAAACTTCCTATCTTGCAGATGACCATCAAAAGCTAGAGATGCCTTCTGGATATCAGGGAAACGTTCTCTCCAAAAATTCTAGACTGATGACTAATATTAGGAAACTGGAATCAGCTTACTTTTTAACGAGATGCATGGCTGTGAAACCAACAGGCAGATCATTGGCTGGACATTTTCCTGTCGATAGTGATGGTAGAGGATCTATTTCGGCAACTGAAAGAAGTTCCATCAGTAATACATCATCAAAAGAAAGGTACAATAAACAGAAGCAAAATAGATGGATAAACACATTTCTTGAAGGGCTATACAAGTATTTATCTTTTAGCAAGCTCAGAGTTAAAGCAAACTTAAAGCAAGGGGATCTCTTAAATTCCTCCAACCTCGTATGCACCCTTAGTTTTGACCGTGATGGGGAGTTTTTTGCGACTGCTGGCGTAAACAAGAAGATAAAAGTTTTTGAATACAATTCTATCTTAAACGAAGACCGTGATATTCACTATCCTGTGGTCGAAATGGCAAGTATATCGAAGCTCAGCAGCATATGTTGGAATGGCTACATTAAAAGTCAGATTGCTTCAAGTAACTTTGAAGGGGTGGTGCAG GTGTGGGATGCCATGAgaaaccaaattttcatggaaaTGAGAGAACATGAGCGTCGTGTGTGGTCTGTAGACTTTTCAGTTGCTGATCCAACCATGCTGGCTAGCGGGAGCGATGATGGTACCGTTAAGCTCTGGAATATCAATCAGGCAATTCTATTTTTGCAATTGGTGGAT GGAGCAAGTGTCGGTACCATTAAGACAAAGGCCAATGTCTGCTGTGTTCAATTTCCCACAGACTCCGGTCGCTCCCTTGCATTTGGTTCAGCAGATCATAGGATATATTACTATGATCTTCGTAACTCAAAAATGCCCCTTTGCACTCTAATTGGTCATGATAAAACAGTGAGTTACGTCAAGTTCATAGATTCAACAACTCTTGTGTCTGCATCCACGGATAACACACTAAAGCTCTGGGATTTGTCCATGAACAGAGCAAGAGTTATCGATTGTCCTCTGCAGTCATTCACTGGCCACCTTAATGTAAAG AATTTTGTTGGTTTGTCTGTATCTGAAGGCTACATTGCAACTGGCTCAGAAACAAATGAG GTTTTTGTTTATCACAAAGCATTTCCTATGCCGTCGCTAGCATACAGATTTAATAGCACGGACCCACTTTCTGGTGATGAAGTGGATGATACCACACAGTTTATTTCTTCTGTATGTTGGCGCAGCCAGTCCTCCACGTTAGTCGCTGCAAATTCTATGGGAAATATTAAGCTTCTGGAGATGGCTTGA